A genomic segment from Comamonas terrigena NBRC 13299 encodes:
- a CDS encoding TonB-dependent siderophore receptor — MNRRPLHPQPTATARATQLLCASLIACATALPALPALAQTSTAQAQRNYTIPAGTLASALNRLGRESGALISFAPDLVAGLQTSGAQGTQGVAQSLAALLAGTGLEAVPDASGAYALRRIPEAAQRSSGGAATLAEVKVTAAATVADGTTEGTGRYTAAGPSGAATGLALTLRETPQSVTVFTRQRMEDFKLQTLTDVMEQTPGLTVSRQNQMVTYNVRGSTANLQVDGSRQLSSGWGFNTHTLYTMDDLADIDRVEVLKGSSGLMNGDGNYGATINLIRKRPTKEFQAHVEASAGSWDSYRADADIAGPLNAEGSLRGRLVLSEKRARGFRDYEDSSGRMVYGTLEYDLSPDTLLSAGVTYRERSLHGSGATTPLQAYSGTGAFVGWMPRSYNNGARWAGYEQKGLNLFTRLEHNFGQGWKAKLQLVHEEIDVPEQLLGYMNNALPGAVNFGRYGENTTRNQSIQLDVQGPFSLFGRQHDLLLGAGASKSRINLQRGGGDNTTLGALGLDYAQGGGALPNVNLSGLTYSDDLFSRKRNYVYAAGRFSLADPVKLIVGARATNYDQKDVSDVSWYNYDLHERGVVTPYAGVVVDVARDVSLYASYASIFQAQSAKNASEQTLPPEEGKTYEIGAKGEFFDKRLNASAAYFWMKTDNTAETVGQTPAGETISRAVSGVTRRGWELELSGELARGWQLQGGFVMNSSTLDSSSTTPKYQFKLGTTYQFRDSALQGLTVGAATRWQSDISTSRGATTLRQDAYWLVDLMARYQVDRHWSVAANVNNALDKRYFAGVTNFNAQGLFYTWGAPRSLNLSARYDF; from the coding sequence ATGAACCGCCGACCGCTTCACCCCCAACCCACCGCCACGGCGCGGGCCACCCAGTTGCTGTGCGCCAGCCTGATCGCCTGCGCCACGGCCCTGCCCGCCCTGCCGGCGCTGGCCCAAACCAGCACCGCCCAGGCACAGCGCAACTACACCATCCCCGCAGGCACGCTGGCCTCGGCCCTGAACCGCCTGGGCCGCGAATCCGGAGCACTGATCAGCTTTGCCCCCGATCTGGTGGCCGGTCTGCAGACCAGCGGTGCCCAGGGCACACAGGGCGTGGCCCAGTCCCTGGCCGCCCTGCTGGCCGGCACCGGCCTGGAAGCCGTGCCCGACGCCAGCGGCGCCTACGCGCTGCGCCGCATCCCCGAAGCCGCCCAGCGCAGCAGCGGCGGCGCGGCCACGCTGGCTGAAGTGAAGGTGACGGCCGCCGCCACGGTGGCGGACGGGACCACCGAAGGCACGGGCCGCTACACGGCCGCAGGCCCCAGCGGTGCCGCCACCGGCTTGGCGCTGACGCTGCGCGAGACCCCGCAGTCGGTCACCGTCTTCACCCGCCAGCGCATGGAAGACTTCAAGCTGCAGACGCTGACCGATGTGATGGAGCAGACGCCCGGCCTGACGGTGAGCCGCCAGAACCAGATGGTCACCTACAACGTGCGGGGCAGCACCGCCAACCTGCAGGTGGACGGCTCGCGCCAGCTCTCCAGCGGCTGGGGCTTCAACACCCACACGCTCTACACCATGGACGACCTGGCCGACATCGACCGCGTCGAGGTGCTCAAGGGCTCGTCCGGCCTGATGAATGGTGACGGCAACTACGGCGCCACGATCAACCTTATCCGCAAGCGCCCGACCAAGGAATTCCAGGCCCATGTGGAGGCCAGCGCCGGCAGCTGGGACAGCTACCGCGCCGATGCCGACATTGCCGGCCCGCTGAATGCCGAAGGCAGCCTGCGCGGGCGGCTGGTGCTGTCGGAAAAGCGCGCCCGCGGCTTCCGCGACTACGAGGACTCCAGCGGCCGCATGGTCTACGGCACGCTGGAATACGACCTCTCGCCCGACACCCTGCTGAGCGCCGGTGTCACCTACCGCGAACGCTCGCTGCACGGCTCCGGCGCCACCACGCCCCTCCAGGCCTATTCCGGTACCGGCGCCTTTGTGGGCTGGATGCCGCGTTCATACAACAACGGCGCGCGCTGGGCCGGCTACGAGCAAAAAGGCCTGAACCTGTTCACCCGGCTGGAGCACAACTTCGGCCAGGGCTGGAAGGCCAAGCTGCAGCTGGTGCACGAGGAAATCGACGTGCCCGAACAGCTGCTGGGCTATATGAACAACGCCCTGCCGGGCGCCGTGAACTTTGGCCGCTATGGCGAGAACACGACGCGCAACCAGAGCATCCAGCTGGACGTGCAAGGGCCCTTCTCCCTGTTCGGCCGCCAGCACGATCTGCTGCTGGGTGCCGGGGCCTCCAAGAGCCGCATCAATCTGCAGCGCGGCGGCGGCGACAACACCACGCTGGGCGCGCTGGGCCTGGACTATGCCCAGGGCGGCGGCGCGCTGCCGAATGTCAACCTCAGCGGCCTGACCTACTCCGACGACCTGTTCAGCCGCAAGCGCAACTATGTCTATGCGGCCGGCCGCTTCAGCCTGGCCGACCCGGTCAAGCTGATCGTCGGCGCCCGCGCCACCAACTACGACCAGAAAGATGTCTCCGACGTCAGCTGGTACAACTACGACCTGCACGAACGCGGCGTGGTGACCCCGTATGCCGGGGTGGTGGTGGATGTGGCCCGCGACGTGTCGCTGTATGCCAGCTACGCCAGCATCTTCCAGGCCCAGAGCGCCAAGAACGCCAGCGAACAGACGCTGCCGCCGGAAGAGGGCAAGACCTACGAGATCGGCGCCAAGGGCGAGTTCTTTGACAAGCGCCTGAACGCCAGTGCCGCCTACTTCTGGATGAAGACCGACAACACCGCCGAAACCGTGGGCCAGACGCCTGCGGGCGAGACCATCTCGCGGGCGGTCAGCGGCGTCACGCGCCGCGGCTGGGAGCTGGAGCTGTCCGGTGAGCTGGCCCGCGGCTGGCAGTTGCAGGGCGGCTTTGTGATGAACAGCAGCACGCTGGACTCGTCCAGCACCACGCCCAAGTACCAGTTCAAGCTGGGCACCACCTACCAGTTCCGCGATTCGGCCCTGCAAGGGCTGACCGTGGGCGCGGCCACCCGCTGGCAGAGCGACATCTCCACCAGCCGGGGGGCGACCACGCTGCGCCAGGACGCCTACTGGCTGGTGGATCTGATGGCCCGCTACCAGGTCGACCGCCACTGGAGCGTGGCCGCCAATGTGAACAACGCGCTGGACAAGCGCTACTTCGCGGGCGTGACCAACTTCAACGCCCAGGGGCTGTTCTACACCTGGGGCGCACCGCGCAGCCTGAACCTCAGCGCGCGCTACGACTTCTGA
- a CDS encoding FecR domain-containing protein translates to MDQPAPPPPATATIPPAVARAAVHWLLTLDDDSAPPSERTRQQWQRWLQADPLHAQAWQRIATLDAQWQQQLLHGLPASVARQALTASGHGRRHALRLALLLTAGTGGLLAWQQSGLGQPHWQRLAADLATATGEQRSRELADGTRLWLNTATAVNLHYSATERLIVLRAGEILVHSAPDNTPDATTGQPRPLRVRTAEGLVRAIGTRFTVRQHAQHTSVAVLEGAVELRPAQAPQDALRLEAGEQATLGRSQAGPATPLAEGAGAWHDGMLVVNDMPLPDFLAELSRYRSGLLRCAPDAAGLRVSGAYPLADTDRVLNALTRALPVQLQARTRWWVTVERRS, encoded by the coding sequence ATGGACCAACCGGCTCCCCCTCCTCCGGCTACGGCCACCATCCCGCCTGCCGTGGCCCGTGCCGCCGTGCACTGGCTGCTGACCCTGGACGATGACAGCGCCCCACCCTCCGAACGCACCCGGCAGCAATGGCAGCGCTGGCTGCAGGCCGACCCGCTGCATGCCCAGGCCTGGCAGCGCATCGCCACCCTGGATGCACAGTGGCAGCAGCAGCTGCTGCACGGCCTGCCGGCCTCGGTCGCGCGCCAGGCCTTGACCGCGTCCGGCCACGGCCGGCGCCATGCCCTGCGTCTGGCACTGCTGCTGACGGCCGGCACCGGCGGCCTGCTGGCCTGGCAGCAGAGCGGCCTGGGCCAGCCCCACTGGCAGCGCCTGGCGGCCGACCTGGCCACGGCCACGGGGGAGCAACGCAGCCGCGAGCTGGCCGACGGCACGCGGCTGTGGCTCAACACCGCCACGGCGGTGAACCTGCACTACAGCGCCACCGAACGCCTGATCGTGCTGCGCGCCGGTGAAATCCTGGTGCACAGCGCGCCTGACAACACCCCGGATGCCACCACCGGCCAGCCACGTCCGCTGCGGGTGCGCACGGCCGAAGGCCTGGTGCGCGCCATCGGCACCCGCTTCACGGTGCGCCAGCACGCACAGCACACCAGCGTGGCGGTGCTGGAAGGCGCGGTGGAGCTGCGCCCGGCCCAGGCTCCGCAGGACGCGCTGCGCCTGGAAGCCGGAGAGCAGGCCACGCTCGGACGCAGCCAGGCCGGTCCTGCCACCCCCTTGGCCGAAGGCGCGGGGGCCTGGCACGACGGCATGCTGGTGGTGAACGACATGCCCCTGCCCGACTTCCTGGCCGAGCTGTCGCGCTACCGCTCCGGCCTGCTGCGCTGTGCCCCCGATGCCGCCGGCCTGCGGGTCTCGGGCGCCTACCCCCTGGCCGACACGGACCGGGTGCTGAACGCCCTCACCCGTGCCCTGCCGGTGCAGCTGCAAGCGCGCACCCGCTGGTGGGTCACGGTGGAACGCCGCAGCTGA
- a CDS encoding sigma-70 family RNA polymerase sigma factor: MSASLSAAAHTLQTFYLQHHGWLVARLRRKIGCPWDAADLAQSTFLRAWTAPGPPLDQVAEPRAYLTTIAQRLLSNHLRRRQIERAYLEALGALPDPVAPPPDVQLMVLETLVAIDQLLDGLPAVARQAFLLWRLEELTQEEIAQQLGLSRTTVRRHLATAAERCYFGMGE; encoded by the coding sequence ATGTCCGCTTCCCTCAGCGCTGCAGCCCATACCCTGCAGACGTTCTACCTGCAGCACCATGGCTGGCTGGTGGCGCGGCTGCGCCGCAAGATCGGCTGCCCCTGGGACGCGGCGGATCTGGCGCAAAGCACGTTTTTGCGCGCCTGGACGGCGCCCGGTCCGCCACTGGACCAGGTGGCGGAGCCCCGCGCCTATCTGACCACCATTGCCCAGCGCCTGCTGTCCAACCACCTGCGCCGGCGCCAGATCGAACGCGCCTACCTGGAGGCGCTCGGCGCCCTGCCCGACCCCGTCGCACCGCCCCCCGATGTGCAGCTGATGGTGCTGGAAACCCTGGTCGCCATCGACCAGTTGCTGGACGGCCTGCCCGCCGTGGCCCGCCAGGCCTTTTTGCTGTGGCGGCTGGAAGAGCTGACCCAGGAAGAAATTGCCCAGCAGCTCGGTCTCTCCCGCACCACGGTACGCCGCCACCTGGCCACAGCCGCCGAGCGCTGCTACTTCGGCATGGGGGAGTGA
- a CDS encoding acyl-CoA dehydrogenase family protein, protein MASDDTHEVFNQVDEPCQQAPLQHDAALLHAVQQDHASWALPSLQDYAQRVTSPATWQWAQLANTHAPRLQAFDARGRRTNTVHYHPCWHALLTLYREQGLVGLPYENTRAGRWTAWAAGFYLHGQVEQGSLCPATMTTAAIGVLRHETALWPHIKAGLLSRHFDAQDRPWPDKQALWVGMGMTEKQGGSDVRANTTQAVPDEASGRGQAYRLTGHKWFFSAPMSDAHLVVAQTPDAGPACFWVPRWQPDGTRNAVHLLQLKDKVGNRSNASSEVEFHGAYGLLLGEPGRGIPTIIEMATTTRLCCVLGSSAILRQALVQALHHAQRRQAFGKPLVQQPLMRSVLADLALESEAATMLAMRLARAFEACEGADPAPAERAWKRLMTPAAKFWVCKRAVEVAGEAMEVLGGNGYVEPAVVARLFREAPVNSIWEGSGNIMCLDMLRALGREPEGSQALLAHLMDAAGEDSHLLTELHALQALLHRPPAEQELLARLIAQKLVLVAQACLLRRHAPSWVADAFIATRIVHGSARVVGAIDARTLDVAALLERALPA, encoded by the coding sequence ATGGCTTCTGACGACACCCACGAGGTTTTCAACCAGGTCGATGAACCGTGCCAGCAGGCACCGCTGCAGCATGATGCGGCCCTGCTCCACGCCGTGCAGCAGGACCACGCCAGCTGGGCCCTGCCCTCGCTGCAGGACTACGCCCAGCGCGTCACCTCGCCGGCCACCTGGCAATGGGCCCAGCTGGCCAATACCCATGCCCCCAGGCTCCAGGCCTTCGATGCCCGCGGGCGGCGCACCAACACCGTGCACTACCACCCCTGCTGGCATGCCCTGCTCACGCTGTACCGCGAACAGGGCCTGGTCGGGCTGCCCTACGAGAACACCCGCGCCGGCCGCTGGACCGCCTGGGCAGCGGGCTTCTATCTGCACGGCCAGGTGGAACAGGGCTCGCTGTGCCCCGCCACCATGACCACCGCCGCCATCGGCGTGCTGCGCCACGAGACCGCGCTGTGGCCCCACATCAAGGCCGGGCTGCTGTCCCGCCACTTCGATGCCCAGGACCGTCCCTGGCCCGACAAGCAGGCGCTGTGGGTGGGCATGGGCATGACGGAAAAACAGGGCGGCTCCGACGTGCGCGCCAACACCACGCAGGCCGTGCCCGACGAGGCATCCGGGCGCGGCCAGGCCTACCGGCTCACGGGGCACAAATGGTTTTTCTCGGCGCCGATGAGCGATGCCCACCTGGTGGTGGCGCAAACGCCCGACGCCGGCCCCGCCTGCTTCTGGGTGCCACGCTGGCAGCCCGACGGCACGCGCAACGCCGTGCACCTGCTGCAGCTCAAGGACAAGGTGGGCAACCGCAGCAACGCCAGCAGCGAGGTGGAATTCCATGGCGCCTACGGCCTGCTGCTGGGCGAGCCCGGCCGGGGCATTCCCACCATCATCGAGATGGCCACCACCACCCGCCTGTGCTGCGTGCTGGGCAGCAGTGCCATCCTGCGCCAGGCGCTGGTCCAGGCGCTGCACCATGCCCAGCGCCGCCAGGCCTTTGGCAAGCCGCTGGTGCAGCAGCCGCTGATGCGCAGCGTGCTGGCCGACCTGGCGCTGGAAAGCGAAGCCGCCACCATGCTGGCCATGCGCCTGGCCCGCGCCTTCGAAGCCTGCGAAGGCGCCGACCCGGCCCCGGCAGAGCGGGCCTGGAAACGCCTGATGACACCGGCCGCCAAGTTCTGGGTCTGCAAGCGCGCGGTCGAGGTGGCAGGGGAAGCCATGGAGGTGCTGGGCGGCAACGGCTATGTGGAGCCCGCCGTGGTGGCACGGCTGTTCCGCGAAGCGCCGGTCAACAGCATCTGGGAAGGCTCGGGCAACATCATGTGCCTGGACATGCTGCGTGCGCTGGGCCGGGAGCCCGAAGGCAGCCAGGCCCTGCTCGCCCACCTGATGGATGCCGCCGGGGAAGACAGCCACCTGCTGACCGAGCTCCATGCCCTGCAGGCCCTGCTGCACCGCCCCCCTGCCGAGCAGGAGCTGCTGGCCCGCCTGATCGCCCAGAAGCTGGTGCTGGTAGCCCAGGCCTGCCTGCTGCGCCGCCATGCCCCGTCCTGGGTGGCCGACGCCTTCATCGCCACCCGCATCGTGCACGGCAGCGCCCGCGTGGTGGGCGCCATCGACGCCCGTACGCTGGATGTGGCGGCGCTGCTGGAACGCGCCTTGCCGGCCTGA